A single genomic interval of Lentimicrobium saccharophilum harbors:
- a CDS encoding DUF5689 domain-containing protein → MKRIWQIFAGLFIILASVNLTSCVDGDFEEPPIIVPTVEFEANRSIQQLKSYYLDTLSRTLTLIEEDIIISGIVVANDESGNLYKKMVIQDETAAIELSLDKTSLYNEYKLGQRIFIKCKGMYVGDYNNLIQLGYIYNGSIGRLPEIYIGAHLYRDGLPGAVPEPATLNLASLPTQSAEIIKDARMSTLVKIENVRFVEVGELFAPQDVDNTNRTLIDQGGKSITVRTSKYCNFAGDTLPGGYGTAVGILTAFGSTWQFTLRSIDDLKEFGGVAPPPPGSGTGTKEDPYDVPKARNLQGQDISGWVKGFIIGSVKSGVTSVTSASDFDFAAPFSSATNVLLASSKDETDYNNCIIVNLPAGSPLRTAVNLLDNPENLKKELKVLGTLRTYFGIAGLRDCPGQEGDFELEGGVTPPPGTVYLDEPFETGIGNFSAYNVLGTQQWNHDASYKYMKMSGYQDGSSHQNEDWLISPSIDLTGATAAYITFDHTINKGEMANLQSNHTLWISTNYNGDTPSTATWEQLTIPVYPAGNNWVFVNSGKATVPASYLGQQNVRIAFKYLCSDNESATWEIKKVKVAND, encoded by the coding sequence ATGAAAAGAATCTGGCAAATTTTCGCAGGATTATTCATTATCCTGGCTTCTGTTAACCTTACCTCCTGTGTGGACGGAGATTTTGAAGAACCGCCTATTATCGTTCCCACCGTTGAATTTGAAGCAAACCGCAGCATCCAGCAACTCAAGAGTTATTATCTCGATACCCTCAGCCGTACACTTACCCTGATCGAAGAAGACATAATCATCAGCGGAATTGTGGTAGCCAATGACGAAAGCGGCAACCTCTACAAGAAAATGGTAATCCAGGATGAGACCGCCGCCATTGAACTTTCACTTGACAAAACTTCACTCTACAACGAGTACAAGCTTGGACAGCGGATTTTCATCAAATGTAAAGGCATGTATGTCGGCGATTACAACAACCTGATCCAGCTGGGGTATATCTACAACGGAAGCATAGGCCGTTTACCCGAAATTTATATAGGCGCCCACCTTTACCGGGATGGTTTGCCAGGAGCCGTGCCTGAACCGGCAACGCTGAACCTGGCATCTCTGCCCACCCAGTCGGCTGAGATTATCAAAGATGCCCGCATGAGCACCCTGGTTAAAATTGAAAATGTACGCTTTGTTGAAGTTGGTGAACTGTTTGCCCCTCAGGATGTTGACAATACCAACCGTACCCTGATCGACCAGGGAGGAAAAAGCATCACCGTAAGGACCAGCAAGTACTGTAACTTTGCCGGTGATACTTTACCGGGCGGTTACGGAACAGCCGTTGGAATCCTGACTGCCTTCGGATCAACATGGCAGTTCACCCTCCGCAGCATCGACGACTTAAAAGAATTTGGTGGTGTAGCCCCGCCTCCTCCGGGAAGCGGAACCGGCACAAAAGAAGATCCGTACGATGTTCCCAAAGCCCGTAACCTTCAGGGTCAGGACATTTCCGGTTGGGTTAAGGGCTTTATCATCGGCTCGGTCAAATCAGGCGTAACTTCGGTTACCTCTGCATCCGATTTCGACTTTGCTGCGCCCTTCAGCTCTGCTACCAACGTTCTTCTTGCTTCAAGCAAGGATGAAACCGATTACAACAACTGCATCATTGTAAATCTTCCCGCCGGTAGTCCCCTGCGCACGGCTGTCAATCTTTTGGATAATCCCGAAAACCTGAAGAAAGAGCTGAAAGTTCTTGGAACACTTCGCACCTATTTCGGCATAGCCGGACTGCGCGATTGCCCCGGTCAGGAAGGCGACTTCGAACTTGAAGGCGGTGTAACGCCTCCTCCGGGAACTGTTTACCTGGACGAACCATTCGAAACAGGTATTGGCAACTTTTCAGCCTACAATGTTTTGGGAACCCAGCAGTGGAATCACGATGCTTCCTATAAATATATGAAGATGTCGGGATATCAGGACGGCTCAAGTCACCAGAATGAAGACTGGCTTATTTCTCCTTCAATTGATCTTACCGGAGCGACAGCCGCCTACATCACTTTCGACCACACCATCAACAAGGGCGAAATGGCCAATCTGCAGTCGAATCACACCCTCTGGATATCAACAAACTACAACGGTGATACACCTTCCACCGCTACCTGGGAGCAACTAACCATTCCCGTATACCCGGCAGGAAATAACTGGGTCTTTGTGAATTCCGGAAAAGCTACAGTACCTGCATCTTACCTCGGTCAGCAAAATGTTAGGATTGCTTTCAAATACCTGTGTTCCGACAACGAATCGGCAACCTGGGAAATCAAAAAGGTAAAAGTAGCTAACGACTGA